From the Nerophis lumbriciformis linkage group LG05, RoL_Nlum_v2.1, whole genome shotgun sequence genome, the window GCTGCCGGCCAAGATCAACCAGCATCCTCCAGTTGCGGGCTAAGCATAGCTGGCCTCGCTCAGGTGGTATGGAGCCGCTCCTGACTACCTTAGCCCCTTCGCAGACAAAGGTAATGGCCTGCTGGTGGTTGGCTGCTGGTGGTGGTAGGGAGTTGATGGTAACTTGTTTGTCCTCCAGGGTGGACGCAAGGGTCTTTAGGACTTGTTTGTGACGCCACGTGTAACGTCCTTGGGTGAGACTGGTTTTGCACCCTGTGAGAATGTGCTTGAGGGTGGCTGGCATGGAACCACTGGTGAAGATTAACTGGTGTTGGAAGGATGTTGTATGTAGCTCTGATGACAAAGCTCAACTGCCTCGCTTCCATGGCCCACATGTCCTTCCAGCTGATCTTCCTCCTCTCCACACTGTCCCATCTCGTCCACTGACCCTGTTTGCCCAGAGACACTGCCTTGACCCATCTTGCAGCCTCCTCCTGGCGGTATACTTCGTCCACCACCATCTTCCTCCGTTCTGGTGCTGTGGCCTTACTCCAAGCTGGGCGGATAGCTGTTAGCCCAAAGCCGCCTCTTCCTTGCTGGACATAGCCCACAATGTCAGCATGTCTGAGGGCTGCTGTTGCTTCTTCCACTGCTGTGGCTGGTCTCCATTTGCGCCCTGTTGCCAAGGTCGGTGCATTGTTGCTCACTACCAAGTCTCTGGActattattataaataaaggtttataaaattaaaaaaaaaaacactcaactACACAAcatgagaaaaaaaattaaaaggaattttacctttgaaacctcattatactattgactaagttgtatattcataaatgtaagtttctcaatacccgacctgttttttgtgtctttaaaaaagatttaaaactttactttaaaacactttctacctctaacaaccaaaaagctttgaaaacgatgatgctgtgctccaaattcgggttatttacggaacttgtgtgagcctatggctttatattttgtcacatatatatattttgcattctattttagttactttattgagtttacaatcccatggcgctgttttgtactgtttttctactgtttttgtactgtttctgtacttattttgtttattattattttttgattgtatgtaaatgttgcatattataattaaaggtttatcaaataaataaataaataaacactcaaCTACACTTACACAGTATGAGAAaacatttgaaaaggaattttaccattgtaacctcattatactatcgACTAAGTTTTATATTCGTAAATgtgagtttctcaatacccgacctgtttttttgtgcctttaaaaaagatttagacctttactttaaaacgctttgtacctctaacaaccaaaaagctgtgaaaacgatgatgctgtggtCCAAATTCGGATTTTTTACGGaatttgtgtgagcctatggatttacacatatatacagtatattttgcattcttgtttagttgctttattgagtttacaactccCTGGCGCTGTTTAGTACTGttgttgtactgtttctgtacttgtttttgttattattatttttttgtatgtaaatgttgaatattttaaataaaggttttgaaaataaaaaacaaaacaaaacaaaaaaaacactcaacTACACAGTATgagaaaacatttgaaaatgaattgtacctttgcaacctcattatactataaaGTAAGTGTTATATTCATAAATTTACGTTTATCAACACCCGACctgtttttgtgcctttaaaaaagatttagaactttactttaaaacgctttctacctctaacaaccaaaaagctgtgaaaactatgatgctgtgctccacaTTTGgactatttacggaacttgtgtgagactATGGCtttacatattaatatatatatatatatatatatatatatatatatatatatatatatatatatatatatagcattctactttagttgctttattgagtttacaaccctctggcgctgtattgtactgtttttgtactgtttatgtacatgttttgattttgatttaattattattgttcatatgcttgtttgtaaatgttgaaaattatgaataaatatttataaataaaaatttaaaaaaataaaaacactcaaCTATTATTTTGAAATTCCTTGTATTATATTTTTCGGTTACATATTTAGTTCTGATATATCTTAAGGAAAACAGTTACAatattgtatgattttttttttttactaagacaATCTATGTCCACACACCACTGtagaatttaaaaatatataaatatattataacaATGAGTGATcacaaattatattttatttttgtgacaagcaaatataaaaataaactgtTCATCGTGACCATAGATGCCTTTCAACCGTGACGTCATTTTCAAGGGACGCAGAGCGCTCTGGATTTTGTATTTGGACGCGTTGGTTGTAGTAGGTACAGTAAAACACCATTTACGTGTGTTTCAAAAGACGATACGCAAATAATGTGAGTTTTTGAAAATATCCCCGTTAGTGTGGATACATGCTGTCTTTGTTATGTGGCGTGAATCTCTAAGTTGAACTAAGCAAACTCTTTTACCCAGCAACAAAAAAAGCTAATAAATGATTGGTCCTGATAGGGTTGTATAACCGGTTTCTCAAGTGCCACGAAATACTTTCGTTTTAGTTTAGCGCGCTAAGCTAAGTCGAGCGGTCGTCATAATCATGAAGCTTCTAGCATTTTTGCTAGCCCTGGCTGCTGTTTACTTGGAAGTGGGCTCCAAGTTCAGTAAGTATTCGTATAACTTTGTGCTTTGTAAGAAACAAACATGAATCTGCTGTCGAGTTAGTTAGGTTATTTTTCCTGGAAAAACTCCACCCCGCAAAACCTCGTAAACCGCACACTGAATACAAATGTATAACTAAATAATGTGTTTTATTCTAAAAATAAGCAATAGGATGTGAATTGTACATAACCAAAGGTCACTTGGCAGCATTCTTCTCTTTGTTGATCACGATGTGTCCTCCATTTTGAGCCCATGTTATGTTTGTAACACCACTACCTTCTCTTTGTTAGGTCAACCAAAAGTTCAGGTCTACACCTACAACCCAGCAAAGTTTGGGGAGGAAAACACGGTGATCTGTCACGTGAGCGAATTCCACCCCCCTGACATCCACATCAAGTTGTTCAAGAATGGAGAGGAGATCGGCGAGGCCGTCCAGACAGATCTGAGCTTCAAGAAGAACTGGCACTTCCATCTGACCAAGCACATTGAGACTACACTTGTGCGAGGAGACAAGTTCATGTGTAAAGTTCTTCACGGGACGTATTCAGGAAAAGACTTCGACTGGGGTGAGTTATAATAATAAAGTCAGTTAGAATCTCTGAGTGTGATTCCtggggaaaaagaaaaaaaaaactggagaCCTACTATACATTTAAACCAAAAGGAATACAACTAAACTAATAGAAGGCCTTCCGGTATAAGGAATTTCCTGCTTCTTAGACTGCAAAACTGTCATGTAAGTGTATAAATAACTAACATCTGTACTCAAAGTGTAAGTGTGGATTTGTGCAAATTAAAGCATAGAATAGAAAGATGTGTCTGAACAACAGTGTAAGTATGAAAGTGTGTCTCAAATTGAGTACTTCGCTGTATCTCTGTTTCAGTACTTTAATACTTTACACTTTTGATGGTGTAAGTGTGTTTACtcatgcatttttgcattttgttgCAGAAGTGTGGTCACTTATGCAGTCACTACCTCCCTTCCACATTTACACTTTGCATTTTTAGTGAatgcactcaaaagactaagggcctgatttactataaTACAATAATTATGAgatgcgcatacttgccaaccttgagacctccaaattcgggcgGGGccagggggcggggttgagggggaggagtatatttatagctagaattcacttaaattcaagtatgtcttatatatatatatatatatatatatatatatatatatatataaataaaataaatacttgactttcatatatatatatgtatatatatatgtatatgtatatgtatatatatatatatatatatatatatatatatatatatatatatatatatgtatatatatatatatatatatatatatatgtgtgtgtatatgtatgtatattctcATAGTACAGAGTTGACGCActtttagtagatcacacgccctAGTACctattttattgtttgcacacgctgtttaacgCAATATATTCAGATCTGAGTAAATCCGGTCCTTAGTGTAAGTATGGAAGTCTGTCTCAATATGCACTTCCATACATACACTTAGCATTTGTTTATGCACACAGATTTGTAAATGGAAGTATGGAACTGCGCAAATTCAGACACACTTCCATACTATAATTCCATACTTACATATAGTATTTTAAGTGAGGTTAATGCGCTTAAAATATAAAATTACAGAAGTGTGCAAATAAGGTGGTCAAATTAAATTGTGGGATGTGTTTtttgcagtgttttattttctgaaAATGTTAGTAAAAATCTCAAGTGTATGGCTTTAAAACTTTGTTTAATTGGAatgttattgtgtttttttcagaGGCTAACATGTAAGAGGAGGTCCAGTGATCAGTGAAGCAAGAGAGATACATCATCCAGAAGAAATAACACAGGAATTTGACCTTTTAGTCGTACACATATTGTAAGACTCGGTGACTGTTGTAGGACATTAAATGGTTTTTACTTGTTTGTCTTCCACCATTTAAATCACACCTTCGATCATGTTAAGGCAACTATCACTTTTTCTATATAAAATAAGGTCTGGGTCTAATAGTACGTTCCATTAACCTCGAAAGTTGGAGGTCGGAGCTCGGAATGACGGCACAACCGAGTTAGAAACGTTCCACTGCAACCACGAGTGATGTGCCGTTGATACTGAAATATCAATAAGTATCGATGCTTTAATAATTTGATAGCATGTATATAATTaacagaaaaaaaagtgtaaataacTAAATCATTGAGATCTTGACTAAATGAAACGCAATTGGtgagaaatacttttttttccgcAAAGGTAAATACTCAATGCGCATGCGCAGATGCACACTGTGCTGTGCTCAGTCATTCAGTCTGTCATTTGTTTGTTTAGGAAAGTTGCTTACAATTAAAATGATTTACTATGTATTATTAAACAGCAAAGATATGTATCCTCTTGTAGTAGGCTATTTGGTGACAAAACATACAGAGTTCAATATAAATAAGTTACGCATTCAGTGCAGAATAACGCCATTATTTGTTTTTGCATGTGATTTTATATCGTTTGATGATGACTCCCCAaaagcagcaacacttgaaatatACTGCTTGTAAAATTTATTACAAACAACTTACGGAAAAATATGCACGCCTTTTGCAATTGTCAAACATGGcggatgaagaggaaacacagaCACCATCGATAGCAATGTAGAATGTGTAAAACACATGGAAAAAATGTAATTTACACTACAGTAATATCACCATATATACATGTCCAAGAATAaattgtacaaacgtttgtatatggCTGGTTTACTGTAACAAAAAATACTCAGAAGTACTAATAATGGATATTACAGGAGCTTTTAATTGTTTAGAATCAGAGCAACCATCTTTGAAGCCAACACGGTTGGTGAGGACTCTCCGACTTTGAGTAGGATATCCGACCTGTGGGGGGTTCCAGTTAAACATTTCCAACTGGGACCTCAAAATTCAGACTttccagtacaaatggaacgcaccataagGAAACAGTTAAATATTAGCCAACATAATCAGTTTGGAAAACAAGTAACACACATGATcagtttgtttttg encodes:
- the LOC133606582 gene encoding beta-2-microglobulin-like, yielding MKLLAFLLALAAVYLEVGSKFSQPKVQVYTYNPAKFGEENTVICHVSEFHPPDIHIKLFKNGEEIGEAVQTDLSFKKNWHFHLTKHIETTLVRGDKFMCKVLHGTYSGKDFDWEANM